The genome window TTGAAAGCGTTGACCGGCGATCCGATGCAGGTCACTGTGCCCCAGTTGCCGGTCAAATAATGCCAGTTATTCAAGGATAGAAAGGAGAAATTTTATGTTAAGCAAGAAAACGGTTGCTGTAGGTCTGGTCACCATGTTGTTGTCGGCTACAGCAAGTGCGGCGGATTACACCGTCGCGCAGAACAACAAGACCTTCAAGAAAGGCGGTGAGAAGGTTGAGAATATGACGATTCAGGCGGGGGATACGGTTCATTTCAAGAATGAAGACCCCTTCTTTCACAACATCTTTTCATTGTCTGACCTCAAGACGTTCGACCTGGGCTCCTATCCGGCTGGCGAGTCAAAGGCGGTGACCTTTGACGAGCCCGGCGAAGCCGAGATCGAATGCGCCATTCATCCGGAAATGTATATGGTGATCGAGGTCCAATAATGAAGTCATCATGGATGATCGTAGGGATGGCGGTACTGGCTATGTTGGTCGGTACCGCCGGTCCGGCGCAGGCAGACGGGCGGGATTCGCGTAAGGATATTCGGGCCGCCAAATCCAATCCGCAGATCAGGGGCGCGATTGTCTATAAGAGCTACTGCGTGCTTTGTCACGGCCATCGTGGCGACGGCATGGCCCGGGCGACCAAGCTCTATGGTCAGGGCAACCTGATGATTGCGATGCGTGATCATGACCTCGCGTTTTACGAAAAAAT of Candidatus Tenderia electrophaga contains these proteins:
- a CDS encoding methylamine utilization protein, which gives rise to MLSKKTVAVGLVTMLLSATASAADYTVAQNNKTFKKGGEKVENMTIQAGDTVHFKNEDPFFHNIFSLSDLKTFDLGSYPAGESKAVTFDEPGEAEIECAIHPEMYMVIEVQ